One region of Limnospira fusiformis SAG 85.79 genomic DNA includes:
- a CDS encoding chemotaxis protein CheW: protein MVGSPDFITGQGADGSEFQELETPEGELHLRFFVASGAEFALPAMGIKEVLSQSIDRITPIPNVSSLLLGTLNLRGRVVWVADLGQFLGDTMQLNTDRTEIPVIAVEDQDTMLGLAVESINNLTAMDWLPIEKMRTPVQVPDSMAPYIKGEWVLEDSPDKPLRLLDQIAVLRSARWAV, encoded by the coding sequence ATGGTTGGAAGTCCCGATTTTATCACGGGTCAAGGTGCAGACGGCTCCGAGTTTCAGGAGCTAGAAACCCCAGAGGGTGAGTTGCATCTGCGTTTTTTTGTGGCATCGGGTGCCGAATTTGCCTTGCCCGCTATGGGTATCAAAGAAGTCCTATCTCAATCAATTGACCGCATTACTCCCATTCCCAATGTATCATCCCTACTGTTGGGGACTCTCAACTTGAGGGGACGAGTGGTTTGGGTGGCTGATCTAGGACAGTTTTTGGGAGATACAATGCAATTAAACACCGATCGCACGGAAATTCCCGTAATTGCCGTAGAAGACCAAGATACTATGTTGGGTTTAGCAGTAGAGTCGATAAACAATCTGACGGCTATGGACTGGCTACCCATAGAAAAAATGAGAACGCCAGTTCAGGTTCCCGATAGCATGGCTCCCTATATAAAAGGGGAGTGGGTTCTGGAGGATTCACCAGATAAACCTTTGCGCCTGTTAGACCAAATTGCCGTTTTGCGATCGGCTCGGTGGGCAGTATAA
- a CDS encoding IS630-like element ISAtsp1 family transposase (programmed frameshift) → MPAPYSYDLRQKVIDAIELDGMPKTEASQVFHVSRNTINLWLQRKAQTGDFLPKPHHRPGNNHKITDWQKFKAFAQEHGHKTSAQMAELWDDDISPRTISRALKKIGFTRKKTYGYQERDEQQREEFMAQIEQMEPEEVVYLDEAGMNSQDSDYPYGYCEEGKRFHALKSGKRQGRVSMIAAWCHQQLLAPFSFEGCCHRTVFELWLEFILIPTLKPGQTLVLDNATFHKGGRIAELVEAAQCRLLYLPPYSPDLNKIEKCWSWLKARIRNAREQFDSLHDAMDSVLKAAS, encoded by the exons ATGCCAGCCCCCTATAGTTACGACCTCAGACAAAAAGTTATTGATGCCATTGAACTAGACGGTATGCCCAAAACAGAAGCCAGTCAAGTTTTCCATGTCAGCCGGAACACCATTAATCTCTGGCTGCAAAGAAAAGCACAGACCGGAGACTTCCTCCCTAAACCTCATCACCGACCTGGCAATAACCACAAAATTACCGACTGGCAAAAATTCAAGGCTTTTGCCCAAGAGCATGGCCACAAAACCTCCGCTCAAATGGCTGAACTTTGGGATGACGACATCTCTCCTCGCACCATATCCAGAGCCTTGAAGAAAATTGGCTTCACCAGAAAAAAAACTTACGGCTACCAAGAACGTGATGAGCAACAGCGAGAGGAGTTTATGGCTCAGATTGAACAGATGGAGCCGGAAGAAGTGGTCTACCTCGATGAAGCCGGCATGAATAGTCAGGACTCGGATTACCCTTATGGTTACTGCGAGGAAGGAAAACGCTTCCATGCACTCAAATCAGGGAAGAGGCAGGGCAGGGTAAGTATGATAGCCGCATGGTGTCATCAACAACTCTTAGCTCCCTTTAGCTTTGAGGGTTGTTGTCATCGGACAGTGTTTGAGTTGTGGTTGGAGTTCATCTTAATTCCAACATTGAAGCCAGGTCAGACTCTAGTATTGGACAATGCAACGTTTCATAAAGGGGGACGGATTGCTGAACTGGTGGAGGCAGCTCAATGCCGTTTACTCTATCTTCCGCCTTATTCGCCAGACCTCAACAAGATAGAGAAATGTTGGTCGTGGCTGAAAGCCCGTATTCGCAAC GCACGTGAGCAGTTTGATTCTCTCCATGATGCCATGGATTCCGTTCTCAAAGCTGCGTCCTAA
- a CDS encoding hybrid sensor histidine kinase/response regulator, whose amino-acid sequence MEPEQQQRIMGYFIEEARDHLNTIEQGLLNLQSTIEDRELLYEVYRAAHSVKGGAAMLGLHSIQKSAHRLEDNFKALEKITEQSHIEVDQQLESLFLRVFDTLQALIDNLSGPYGLTEETSQSLLTEVEPVFEALNYNLKNLSELNGVVAEGATSVPKTAPAQAPVAVKVAPKVTVKAINSAEELFFCGDVTSRLREMLDLFKKSDNTANRNRLIEICRELARGGETFDKMHWVQFLDTVEKAIAYGANSYKTLAPVVITGMKQAQYLALSNRESEIVVDSELSKLLPPVDNGNGNGKGILTADDEFWSELDLTTNSEVEETDEIDLEPEKTSESILDDFPLVDYVEMEKEHSGHPPGPQMQPEELKSLADLFEVVDRHGGGIEDAWEEERLLEEADKLSDLNSDTEDFDSFFSNEPPSNESNFKPVSDDDDDLTSLLLEELESSDRPTPENSPADSKPVKKSSNDDPDNFIQQLLELDDEEQETTVAPESSTGIGQSLDTPDPWESDNQDGGTDGDLDWFEVLAREDNNNGKLTSSVDTIAEDKQVQTPPESKWDDRTADLFDFDDLFGSSDTEETVECVSLGSKKNTGKTDQLGNAPKTESTPLPASSQTTDNITTTPDVGLDSDWEDDLSLLDDLLGSTDDQNTTDDDNADDGVLSDLDRLLGETAPPGAQSSTWEEQRARSCEDDEFKELAELLEEPIAAQYSPSYQKSQTTKFDPIAKVPVKELDNLSNLIGELVVNRNSLEQDQERMRQFLDNLLDQVSLLSDVGQRMQDFYERSLLEISLLSNRQKSASFHGSYHGGGDEHPTRSDPNTFDSTELDRFTPFHTLSQEIIELVVRVRESAADIEFLVEEADQVSRQLRQVTNQLQEGLNKARMEQFAGATDGLKRPVRDLSIKCGKQAELVVEGRDTLIDKMLLGKLRDPLTHLVNNAIAHGIESPEVRKAAGKSPTGQITIKVFHQGNQTVLSVSDDGAGINVNRVKEKAIQKGLLTLESASNLPDHDTYNLLFLPGFTTQDQAGDIAGRGVGMDVVRTNLAEIRGNITTDSVLGEGTTFTIRLPLNMSISRALCCISDRARIAFPMDGVEDMIDVPREQIKTGPDGKQTLEWRGSVLPFRHLRELLTYKRHLGRGGVYGANIEEDMISVIVLRAALNYLAVQVDQVLVEQEIVIKQLEGPVPKPIGIAGATVLGDGQIVAIADVLELIDLATDRVRRTVETMRWDDNLPSEPIDAPASKTEPTVLIVDDSITVRSLLSMTFEKSGYRVEEARDGKEAWEKLKSGLPCDIVFCDIEMPRMDGLELLSRMQKDPQLEGLPIAMLTSRGADRHRQMAYQLGARGYFTKPYLEEQLLEAAGRMLRGEIVGKPAGAKVKLGAGDQTRAVC is encoded by the coding sequence ATGGAACCAGAACAACAACAACGGATAATGGGTTACTTTATTGAGGAGGCGAGAGACCACCTCAATACCATAGAACAGGGCTTGCTGAATCTGCAAAGTACCATTGAAGACCGAGAACTATTATATGAGGTGTATCGGGCGGCTCACTCGGTGAAAGGGGGAGCAGCTATGCTCGGTCTTCATAGTATCCAAAAAAGTGCCCATCGCCTGGAAGATAACTTTAAAGCGTTGGAAAAAATAACGGAACAATCTCATATTGAGGTTGATCAACAACTAGAATCGCTATTTTTACGAGTATTTGATACCCTGCAAGCTTTAATAGATAATCTGTCGGGTCCCTATGGACTGACAGAGGAAACTTCCCAAAGCCTGTTAACGGAAGTTGAGCCGGTTTTTGAAGCACTAAACTATAATTTAAAAAACCTATCGGAACTAAATGGTGTAGTGGCGGAAGGTGCTACTAGCGTCCCGAAAACAGCCCCGGCTCAGGCTCCAGTGGCGGTGAAGGTTGCTCCGAAAGTGACAGTTAAGGCGATCAATAGTGCGGAAGAACTTTTCTTTTGTGGTGATGTAACTTCACGGTTGCGGGAAATGCTGGATTTGTTTAAAAAGTCGGATAATACCGCCAATAGAAACCGCTTAATTGAAATTTGTCGGGAATTGGCTAGGGGTGGAGAAACTTTTGATAAAATGCACTGGGTGCAATTTTTAGACACTGTAGAAAAGGCGATCGCTTATGGGGCAAATAGCTATAAAACTCTGGCTCCGGTGGTGATTACTGGCATGAAACAGGCTCAGTATTTAGCGCTAAGTAATAGAGAAAGTGAAATAGTGGTAGATTCGGAGTTGTCAAAATTACTGCCTCCTGTAGATAATGGGAATGGGAATGGTAAGGGAATTTTAACGGCTGATGATGAATTTTGGTCGGAATTAGATTTAACTACGAACTCGGAAGTAGAAGAAACTGATGAGATTGATTTGGAACCGGAGAAGACATCAGAATCAATACTAGATGATTTCCCATTGGTTGATTATGTGGAGATGGAAAAAGAACACAGCGGCCACCCGCCAGGGCCGCAAATGCAACCGGAAGAGTTGAAAAGTTTGGCGGATCTGTTTGAGGTGGTTGATCGTCATGGGGGCGGTATTGAAGATGCTTGGGAAGAGGAAAGGCTGCTCGAAGAAGCTGATAAACTTTCCGACTTGAACAGTGATACAGAAGATTTTGACAGCTTTTTTAGCAATGAACCGCCGTCTAATGAAAGCAACTTTAAGCCGGTTTCTGATGATGATGACGATTTAACTAGCCTCCTGTTAGAAGAACTAGAATCAAGCGATCGACCGACCCCAGAAAATTCTCCAGCCGATTCTAAACCTGTCAAGAAAAGTAGTAATGATGACCCGGATAATTTTATCCAACAGTTGTTGGAACTTGATGATGAGGAACAGGAAACAACTGTCGCGCCTGAAAGTTCAACAGGGATTGGTCAATCATTAGATACCCCGGATCCTTGGGAGAGTGATAATCAAGATGGGGGGACTGATGGGGATCTTGATTGGTTTGAGGTGTTAGCCCGTGAGGATAACAACAATGGCAAATTAACCTCTAGTGTAGACACTATTGCTGAGGACAAACAGGTTCAAACGCCACCTGAGTCGAAGTGGGATGATAGAACTGCAGATTTGTTTGATTTTGATGATTTGTTTGGTAGTAGCGACACGGAGGAAACCGTAGAGTGCGTTAGCTTGGGTAGCAAAAAAAACACTGGGAAAACCGACCAACTGGGTAACGCACCGAAAACTGAAAGCACACCATTACCAGCCTCGTCGCAGACAACTGACAACATAACCACGACTCCAGATGTGGGGTTAGATAGTGATTGGGAAGATGATTTGAGTCTCCTGGATGATTTGCTAGGGTCTACGGATGATCAAAATACGACTGATGATGATAATGCTGATGATGGGGTGCTATCTGATCTCGATCGCCTTTTGGGTGAAACAGCACCGCCAGGGGCGCAATCGAGTACCTGGGAAGAACAGAGGGCTCGATCCTGTGAGGATGATGAGTTCAAGGAGTTGGCTGAACTGCTGGAAGAACCCATAGCCGCCCAATATAGCCCGTCTTATCAAAAATCTCAAACTACTAAGTTTGATCCGATCGCTAAAGTTCCGGTGAAAGAATTGGATAATCTCAGTAACCTGATTGGGGAACTGGTGGTTAACCGCAATAGCCTGGAACAAGACCAAGAAAGGATGCGACAGTTTTTAGATAACCTGCTGGATCAGGTGTCGCTGCTAAGTGATGTGGGTCAGCGGATGCAGGATTTCTATGAGCGATCGCTGCTGGAAATTTCCCTATTGTCTAATCGGCAAAAATCAGCTTCTTTCCACGGAAGTTATCATGGCGGTGGTGATGAACACCCGACTAGATCAGATCCTAACACTTTTGACTCCACAGAACTCGATCGCTTTACCCCCTTCCACACACTCTCTCAAGAAATTATTGAGTTGGTGGTGCGGGTGCGAGAGTCGGCCGCTGATATTGAATTCTTGGTGGAAGAAGCAGATCAGGTGAGTCGCCAACTGCGCCAAGTAACTAATCAGTTACAGGAAGGCTTGAATAAAGCGAGAATGGAACAGTTCGCCGGGGCAACCGATGGCCTGAAACGTCCGGTGCGGGATCTGTCGATTAAGTGTGGTAAACAGGCGGAATTGGTGGTGGAAGGTCGAGATACCCTCATAGATAAAATGCTTTTGGGTAAACTGCGCGACCCTCTCACTCACTTGGTAAATAATGCGATCGCTCACGGTATCGAATCCCCAGAAGTCCGTAAGGCGGCGGGTAAGTCGCCCACGGGTCAGATTACCATTAAGGTTTTCCACCAAGGCAACCAAACGGTGTTATCGGTTTCTGATGATGGGGCGGGAATTAATGTGAATCGGGTTAAGGAAAAAGCTATACAGAAGGGTTTATTGACCCTGGAATCCGCTTCAAATCTGCCAGACCATGATACATACAATTTGCTTTTCCTGCCGGGTTTTACTACCCAGGATCAGGCGGGTGATATTGCAGGTAGAGGGGTTGGTATGGATGTGGTGCGGACGAATTTGGCGGAAATTCGAGGCAATATTACTACCGATTCGGTATTGGGAGAGGGAACTACCTTTACGATCCGCCTCCCACTCAATATGAGTATCTCCCGGGCGCTTTGTTGTATTAGCGATCGGGCTCGGATTGCTTTCCCTATGGATGGGGTGGAGGATATGATCGATGTGCCTCGTGAGCAAATTAAAACAGGACCAGACGGTAAACAGACCCTAGAATGGCGGGGTTCGGTGCTGCCTTTCCGCCACCTGCGAGAATTACTTACCTATAAGCGCCATTTGGGTCGCGGCGGTGTTTATGGTGCGAATATCGAAGAGGATATGATTTCTGTGATTGTACTACGGGCGGCGCTTAATTATCTGGCTGTTCAAGTTGATCAGGTTTTGGTAGAACAGGAAATCGTAATTAAACAGCTTGAAGGTCCGGTACCTAAACCTATTGGTATCGCCGGGGCGACTGTTTTGGGGGATGGTCAAATTGTGGCGATCGCCGATGTTTTAGAATTAATTGACCTGGCTACTGATCGGGTACGCCGAACTGTAGAAACCATGAGATGGGATGATAATCTCCCCAGTGAACCCATAGATGCTCCCGCCTCTAAAACTGAGCCGACTGTGCTGATTGTTGATGATTCGATTACAGTGCGATCGTTGTTGTCTATGACCTTTGAAAAATCCGGCTATCGGGTTGAAGAAGCCCGCGACGGTAAGGAAGCCTGGGAAAAACTTAAATCTGGCTTACCCTGTGATATCGTCTTCTGCGATATTGAAATGCCCCGTATGGACGGCTTGGAACTTCTCTCGCGAATGCAGAAAGACCCACAACTCGAAGGTCTACCTATTGCTATGTTAACTTCTAGGGGCGCTGACAGACACCGCCAGATGGCTTATCAATTAGGCGCGAGAGGCTATTTTACTAAGCCTTACCTAGAAGAACAATTACTCGAAGCGGCGGGGCGAATGTTACGCGGTGAAATTGTCGGGAAACCAGCAGGCGCTAAAGTGAAGCTGGGGGCGGGCGATCAGACTCGAGCTGTGTGCTAG
- a CDS encoding helix-turn-helix domain-containing protein, translating into MKLRYRYRIYPTDQQKRLMSQLFGCCRVIFNDALAYCQ; encoded by the coding sequence ATGAAGCTAAGATATCGATATCGAATTTACCCAACAGACCAACAAAAGAGATTGATGTCTCAATTGTTCGGATGCTGTCGGGTAATATTTAACGATGCCTTAGCATATTGTCAATAA
- a CDS encoding IS630-like element ISAtsp1 family transposase (programmed frameshift) — translation MPAPYSYDLRQKVIDAIELDGMPKTEASQVFHVSRNTINLWLQRKAQTGDFLPKPHHRPGNNHKITDWQKFKAFAQEHGDKTAAQMAELWDDDISPRTISRALKKIGFTRKKTYGYQERDEQQREEFMAQIEQMEPEEVVYLDEAGMNSQDSDYPYGYCEEGKRFHALKSGKRQGRVSMIAAWCHQQLLAPFSFEGCCHRTVFELWLEFILIPTLKPGQTLVLDNATFHKGGRIAELVEAAQCRLLYLPPYSPDLNKIEKCWSWLKARIRHAREQFDSLHDAMDSVLKATS, via the exons ATGCCAGCCCCCTATAGTTACGACCTCAGACAAAAAGTTATTGATGCCATTGAACTAGACGGTATGCCCAAAACAGAAGCCAGTCAAGTTTTCCATGTCAGCAGGAACACCATTAATCTCTGGCTGCAAAGAAAAGCACAGACCGGAGACTTCCTCCCTAAACCTCATCACCGACCTGGCAATAACCACAAAATTACCGACTGGCAAAAATTCAAGGCTTTTGCCCAAGAGCATGGCGACAAAACAGCAGCTCAAATGGCTGAACTTTGGGATGACGACATCTCTCCTCGCACCATATCCAGAGCCTTGAAGAAAATTGGCTTCACCAGAAAAAAAACTTACGGCTACCAAGAACGTGATGAGCAACAGCGAGAGGAGTTTATGGCTCAGATTGAACAGATGGAGCCGGAAGAAGTGGTCTACCTCGATGAAGCCGGCATGAATAGTCAGGACTCGGATTACCCTTATGGTTACTGCGAGGAAGGAAAACGCTTCCATGCACTCAAATCAGGGAAGAGGCAGGGCAGGGTAAGTATGATAGCCGCATGGTGTCATCAACAACTCTTAGCTCCCTTTAGCTTTGAGGGTTGTTGTCATCGGACAGTGTTTGAGTTGTGGTTGGAGTTCATCTTAATTCCAACATTGAAGCCAGGTCAGACTCTAGTATTGGACAATGCAACGTTTCATAAAGGGGGACGGATTGCTGAACTGGTGGAGGCAGCTCAATGCCGTTTACTCTATCTTCCGCCTTATTCGCCAGACCTCAACAAGATAGAGAAATGTTGGTCGTGGCTGAAAGCCCGTATTCGCCAC GCACGTGAGCAGTTTGATTCTCTCCATGATGCCATGGATTCCGTTCTCAAAGCTACGTCCTAA
- the tnpA gene encoding IS200/IS605 family transposase translates to MTKRASVSDLKIHLVCVTKYRRQILTVESRMLILKSFREVAEKMNFQVLEFNGESDHIHTLVEYPPQLSISVIVNALKGVDSRRYGQARFPKPYGKESLWSPSYFVSSIGGAPLEVLKSYIKNQEKPS, encoded by the coding sequence TTGACGAAAAGAGCGTCTGTTTCGGATTTAAAGATTCATTTGGTCTGTGTGACTAAGTATCGTCGCCAAATCTTGACAGTGGAGAGCCGGATGTTAATCCTGAAGTCTTTTCGAGAAGTGGCTGAAAAAATGAATTTTCAAGTGCTGGAATTTAATGGGGAGTCAGACCATATTCATACCTTAGTTGAATACCCTCCTCAACTCTCTATTTCTGTCATAGTAAATGCTTTAAAAGGAGTTGACAGTCGTAGATATGGGCAAGCCAGATTCCCTAAACCCTACGGAAAAGAATCTTTATGGTCGCCTAGTTATTTTGTATCTTCAATCGGTGGCGCACCATTAGAGGTTCTGAAGTCTTACATTAAAAACCAAGAAAAGCCGTCGTAG
- a CDS encoding methyl-accepting chemotaxis protein, which translates to MTASAEYLQEYQKTEAAYTDGKLDEAATLVYKLVEDYPEDPFARLLCGHIYYGLQQYDVAREQYEVVLSLTEDPALVEQAEDYLTEASQFCEDSETGSSLGDISLDDEFDDEFDDAQETILEDLSSVGDDANGSLDFDLEEELDLNAIDEQLDELEELTAASQQLGKYPQKPSATIETLDDALDLYDDEDMGMEEIDISSALDDLDELSNLEFEEGTEENLEAIDDDLGDLDRSADELEPENLNGKASVGGEELNDSLEDEFDLEEDNFNPLELEANPLVDDSNFDLDDEVDPDLTNPLNNPFAQGQETDEEEEDPDLNFDLETSDPFVMDEEDELVLTEGLDPEDPMSGSLEQLSEDLFEEDLIDDSHKDSPGTNTPGVTQEHQDSLDDLDDDFSLTDLPLTDGPITNEPIVDNVAEEIKPPDLGDVQDELDIGELELEEDDIFSPLEDMADARHQTVAETNGNGNGKGLVKPDQISLNKTPNNNLDEEEENFSDFNLDGDKINDSVSEELELDDIPDTFDLDSLEESTVSNGTANGAIAHNKTNQTSGSQVNEFLEDFEEFDDVEGFGIPDAAGYAFMPDSADLDDDDLDSNFLGRSSSIPDNDSSAIYEDDVFNTPTEREAITAFSNLSEDSVDTNISVEQGSFAFLENKPLRSKSFYIALGSGLVTLIAVAVATNIATKVAASSYQGEVVNYLRRSGWLMTIVAGASSFGTAFAMGRITSQQLEKATGDLQKQFDAIARGNLNARVNVYAEDELGQMCAKFNYMAQFIESTTREAQRKAEEQEEAKENLQRQVIRLLDDVEGAARGDLTVSAEVTADVLGAVADSFNLTIQNLREIVVQVKQAARQVSRGATDSASFAKDVAGDALRQAEELAATLNSVQLLTDAIQRVADSAKEAEEVARTAAAVATKGGEAVEMTVAGILKIRETVAETTRDVKRLAESSQEISKIVAIISNIASRTNLLALNASIEAARAGEAGRGFAIVADEVRQLADKSAKSLKEIEQIVMQIQSQTSSVMMAMEEGNQQVIEGTRLAEQAKRSLDDIIQVTNRIDVLVRSITADTVEQNETARAVAEVMQAVELSAQDTSQEAQRVASALSNLVGVARDLLTSVERFRVDPSEH; encoded by the coding sequence ATGACAGCAAGTGCAGAATATCTGCAGGAGTACCAAAAAACTGAGGCAGCCTACACAGATGGAAAATTGGACGAGGCGGCTACTTTAGTCTATAAATTAGTGGAAGACTACCCGGAAGACCCATTCGCTCGCCTCCTGTGTGGTCACATTTACTACGGTTTACAACAATACGATGTGGCACGGGAACAATATGAGGTGGTCCTTAGCCTGACGGAAGACCCGGCACTGGTGGAACAGGCGGAAGACTACTTGACAGAAGCTAGTCAATTCTGCGAGGACTCGGAGACCGGTTCGTCTTTGGGAGATATTAGCTTGGATGATGAGTTTGATGATGAGTTTGATGATGCTCAAGAAACTATCCTAGAGGATTTGAGCTCGGTAGGTGATGATGCTAACGGTTCCCTCGATTTTGATTTGGAAGAAGAACTAGATCTAAATGCGATCGATGAACAATTAGATGAGTTGGAAGAATTAACGGCAGCATCCCAACAACTAGGGAAATATCCCCAAAAACCCTCGGCAACTATAGAAACCCTGGATGATGCTCTGGATTTGTATGATGACGAAGATATGGGCATGGAAGAAATAGATATATCGTCAGCCTTGGATGATTTAGATGAACTAAGTAACCTCGAATTTGAGGAAGGAACAGAGGAAAACTTAGAGGCGATCGACGACGACCTCGGGGACTTAGATAGATCTGCAGATGAACTAGAGCCGGAAAATTTGAATGGTAAAGCCAGTGTAGGGGGTGAAGAACTAAATGACTCCCTAGAAGATGAATTTGACTTAGAAGAAGATAACTTTAATCCCCTAGAATTAGAAGCTAATCCCCTGGTAGATGATTCCAACTTCGACCTAGATGATGAGGTAGACCCGGACCTAACCAACCCGTTAAATAACCCCTTTGCTCAGGGGCAAGAAACTGACGAGGAAGAAGAAGACCCTGACTTGAATTTTGACCTAGAAACATCAGATCCCTTTGTGATGGACGAAGAGGATGAACTGGTGTTGACGGAAGGATTAGATCCAGAAGACCCCATGAGTGGCTCCCTCGAACAACTATCAGAAGACTTGTTTGAGGAAGATTTAATCGATGATTCCCATAAAGACTCCCCCGGGACAAATACCCCTGGGGTGACTCAAGAACATCAAGACAGTTTGGATGATTTGGATGACGATTTCAGCCTGACAGATCTACCTTTAACTGATGGGCCGATAACTAATGAACCGATAGTTGATAATGTTGCCGAAGAAATTAAACCGCCGGATTTGGGCGATGTGCAGGATGAACTGGATATCGGAGAACTGGAACTAGAGGAGGATGATATTTTTTCTCCCCTAGAAGATATGGCTGATGCTAGGCATCAAACTGTGGCAGAAACTAACGGTAATGGTAACGGTAAAGGATTGGTGAAACCTGATCAGATCAGCCTGAATAAGACCCCAAATAATAATTTAGATGAGGAAGAAGAAAATTTCTCTGATTTCAATCTGGATGGGGACAAAATTAATGATTCAGTATCTGAGGAGTTGGAACTGGATGATATCCCGGATACGTTTGACCTCGATAGCCTGGAAGAGTCAACTGTAAGCAATGGGACGGCTAATGGTGCGATCGCCCACAACAAGACAAATCAAACCTCTGGTTCTCAAGTCAACGAATTTTTAGAGGATTTTGAAGAGTTTGATGATGTAGAGGGTTTTGGGATTCCAGATGCGGCGGGATATGCTTTTATGCCCGATAGCGCTGACTTGGATGATGATGACCTCGATAGTAATTTCCTGGGAAGGTCTAGCAGTATCCCAGATAACGATAGCTCGGCGATCTACGAGGATGATGTGTTCAATACTCCCACAGAAAGGGAGGCGATCACGGCATTTTCTAACCTATCAGAAGACTCGGTTGATACTAATATTTCGGTAGAACAGGGCTCATTTGCCTTCCTGGAAAATAAGCCGCTCAGATCTAAGTCTTTTTATATAGCATTGGGGAGTGGGTTAGTAACTTTGATTGCTGTGGCTGTGGCTACTAATATTGCTACTAAGGTTGCTGCTAGTAGTTATCAAGGGGAAGTGGTTAACTATCTACGCCGCTCAGGTTGGTTGATGACTATTGTGGCTGGGGCTAGTAGTTTTGGGACGGCTTTTGCTATGGGCCGTATTACCAGCCAACAGCTAGAGAAGGCGACTGGCGACCTGCAAAAACAGTTTGATGCGATCGCACGAGGAAACCTTAATGCCCGTGTGAATGTCTACGCGGAAGATGAACTGGGGCAAATGTGCGCTAAATTTAACTACATGGCTCAGTTCATTGAAAGCACCACCAGGGAAGCTCAACGGAAGGCGGAAGAACAGGAGGAGGCTAAGGAAAACCTCCAGCGTCAAGTGATTAGACTCCTAGATGATGTGGAAGGGGCGGCGCGAGGAGATTTGACTGTGAGCGCTGAGGTGACTGCAGACGTGCTGGGGGCGGTAGCAGACTCGTTTAACCTGACAATTCAGAACCTGCGGGAAATTGTGGTTCAGGTGAAACAAGCGGCTCGTCAGGTGAGTCGTGGAGCGACGGATAGTGCGAGTTTTGCCAAAGATGTGGCTGGGGATGCTTTGCGACAAGCGGAGGAATTGGCCGCGACTCTTAATTCGGTGCAACTGCTGACTGATGCTATTCAACGGGTAGCAGATAGCGCCAAGGAAGCTGAGGAAGTAGCCAGGACGGCGGCGGCTGTAGCAACTAAGGGTGGTGAAGCGGTAGAAATGACTGTGGCTGGTATCTTGAAAATTAGGGAAACAGTGGCAGAAACGACGCGAGATGTTAAGCGTTTGGCTGAATCTTCTCAGGAAATCTCGAAAATTGTCGCAATCATTTCTAATATTGCTTCGCGGACTAACTTACTGGCTTTGAATGCTAGTATTGAGGCGGCTAGGGCGGGAGAAGCAGGCCGTGGTTTTGCTATTGTGGCTGATGAGGTGCGACAACTGGCGGATAAGTCGGCTAAGTCCCTCAAGGAAATTGAACAAATTGTAATGCAGATCCAAAGCCAAACCAGTTCTGTAATGATGGCAATGGAGGAAGGAAACCAGCAAGTAATTGAGGGGACCCGTCTGGCGGAACAAGCGAAGCGATCGCTTGATGATATCATCCAAGTAACCAATCGTATTGATGTTTTGGTGCGATCAATTACGGCTGATACGGTGGAGCAAAACGAAACAGCTAGGGCGGTGGCTGAAGTAATGCAGGCGGTAGAACTAAGCGCCCAAGATACATCCCAAGAAGCCCAAAGGGTCGCCAGCGCCCTCAGTAACCTGGTAGGAGTAGCACGAGATCTGCTAACTTCGGTGGAAAGGTTCCGAGTAGATCCTTCGGAACATTAA